The Thermomicrobiales bacterium genomic sequence CCCGTTCATCGGGATCAAACTCATCGACATGTTCGTCAACCTGGCCCACCTGGCCTGAGGCACAAGCACATGGAAAACGCACTCCGGGAAATCCGCCGCGAACTCCGGCCGTTGTTCGCCATCACAGTCCTCCTCCTCCTTCTCACTTCGGTTGCATATCCCCTCGCCGTGACCGGGATCGGACAGGCCGTGTTCAACCGCCAGGCGAACGGCAGCTTCATCGAAGTCAACGGACGACCGGTAGGTTCCAGTCTCGTCGGCCAGAGCTTCACCGGAGGCCAGTATTTCCAGGGCCGCCCTTCGGCCGCGGGGGCCGGTTACGACGCAGCGAGTTCGAGTGGCTCGAATCTCGGGCCAACCAGCGCGAAGTTCATCGAAGGGAGCG encodes the following:
- a CDS encoding potassium-transporting ATPase subunit C, with the translated sequence MENALREIRRELRPLFAITVLLLLLTSVAYPLAVTGIGQAVFNRQANGSFIEVNGRPVGSSLVGQSFTGGQYFQGRPSAAGAGYDAASSSGSNLGPTSAKFIEGSEDDPATAEVDESFAGIAQRVAAFRESNGLAADATLPADSVTASGSGLDPHISPATARL